The Streptomyces tendae genome has a window encoding:
- the pulA gene encoding pullulanase-type alpha-1,6-glucosidase: MIPRWPAPPGRRTARGRRVAAVTVAALAAALVQPVAARAATPPAPPSDAKLAAAPARHDLTREQFYFVLPDRFANGDTRNDRGGLTGSRLTHGYDPTDKGFYQGGDLKGLTQKLDYVKGLGTTAIWLAPLFKNQPVQGSGKDASAGYHGYWITDFTQVDPHFGTNQDLETLIDKAHAKGMKVFFDVITNHTADVVDYEEKSYDYLSKGAFPYLTQDGVPFDDSDYADGAKKFPRVDAGTFPRTPVVPAAKKRLKVPSWLNDPAIYHNRGDSTFAGESAEHGDFSGLDDLWTERPEVVDGMEKIYQRWVKDFGIDGFRIDTVKHVNMEFWTQWATALDAYAAKRGRDDFFMFGEVYSSDTDVTAPYVTQGRLDATLDFPFQEAARTYASQSGSAKKLASVFGDDYKYTTDKANAYEQVTFLGNHDMGRIGTFLKQDNPEASDPELLKRDMLANELMFLSRGNPVIYYGDEQGFTGAGGDKDARQTLFASRTADYLDDDLIGTGRTHAEDTYDTRSPLYRQISALATLRTAHPALTDGVQQERYADDGPGVYAFSRTATGKDTTEYVVAFNNAAETKQATFATGSARMTFQGVHGTDATVRSDADKKITVSVPARSSIVLKAAAPLGKPEARPTLTLKAPEPGATGTVEIGADVEGGQLNRVVFAVQTGNGPWQTLGSADHAPYKVTHTIGADVPTGTALRYKAVVIDSAGRTASALAASTTGTPPAEEEPTAASREYAIVHYQRPDGDYDDWSLYAWGDLADGEATEWPAGHAFTGRDAYGAFAWVKLKPGASDVGFLVVDKDGNKDVATDRTIDVTRTGEVWIKQGDDTVTTERPEYPAQDTGKAVLHYHRADGGYEGWGLHTWTGAANPTDWSKPLEPVKTDAYGAVFEVPLAEGATSLSYILHKGDEKDLPTDQSLDLRANGHEVWLVSGQEKYLLPQPAGSAAALDLTTSKAVWIDRSTLVWDGSAAAASTQLLASRTGSVAVRDGKLDTGDARWIRLAKSALTDAQKATFPHLKDGTAWTVDPRDRERVREALRGQVVATQRAANGAVLAATGVQIAGVLDDLYAPGATKARLGPVFRHNRPTLSVWAPTARKVALEIGGRTVAMRRDDATGVWSVTGPASWKGKAYRYAVTVWAPAAGELVTNKVTDPYATALTTDSVRSLVVDLADRSLRPRNWATYTKPKAVPLKDAQIQELHIRDFSVEDRTAEHRGTYLAFTDKDSDGSRHLRKLAQAGTSYVHLLPAFDIATIPEKKSDQATVDCDLASYPADSDKQQECVARAAAKDAYNWGYDPYHYTVPEGSYAAVPDGTARTVEFREMVKALNDDGLRVVMDVVYNHTAAHGQAKTSVLDRIVPGYYQRLLADGSVANSTCCSNTAPENAMMGKLVVDSVVTWAKEYKVDGFRFDLMGHHPKANILAVRDALDALTPEKDGVDGKKIILYGEGWNFGEIADDARFEQATQKNMAGTGIATFSDRARDAVRGGGPFDEDPGVQGFASGLYTDPNSSAANGTPAEQKARLLHYQDLIKVGLSGNLADYTFTDTDGKEVRGSQVDYNGAPAGYAAAPGDALAYADAHDNESLFDALAFKLPKDTPAADRARMQVLAMATAALSQGPALSQAGTDLLRSKSLDRNSYDSGDWFNAIHWNCADGNGMGRGLPPAADNEDKWPYAKPLLGSVTVGCPQIEGASAAYRDLLRIRTTEQAFSLGTADQVQSRLSFPLSGKDETPGVITMKLGDLVVVFNATPERQQQRVAALAGTGHRLHPVQASGGDAVVKTSSYDRATGTFTVPARTVAVFTTG; the protein is encoded by the coding sequence TTGATACCCAGATGGCCCGCGCCCCCGGGGCGCCGCACCGCGCGGGGCCGACGCGTCGCCGCCGTCACGGTGGCCGCGCTCGCCGCAGCGCTGGTGCAGCCGGTCGCCGCCCGAGCCGCCACCCCGCCCGCGCCCCCGTCGGACGCGAAGCTGGCCGCCGCCCCGGCGCGGCACGACCTGACGCGGGAGCAGTTCTACTTCGTCCTGCCGGACCGCTTCGCCAACGGGGACACCAGGAACGACCGCGGCGGACTGACCGGTTCGCGCCTCACCCACGGGTACGACCCCACCGACAAGGGCTTCTACCAGGGCGGCGACCTCAAGGGCCTCACCCAGAAGCTCGACTACGTCAAGGGGCTCGGCACCACCGCCATCTGGCTGGCGCCCCTCTTCAAGAACCAGCCCGTGCAGGGCTCCGGCAAGGACGCCTCGGCCGGCTACCACGGGTACTGGATCACCGACTTCACCCAGGTCGACCCGCACTTCGGCACCAACCAGGACCTCGAGACCCTCATCGACAAGGCCCACGCCAAGGGCATGAAGGTCTTCTTCGACGTCATCACCAACCACACCGCCGACGTCGTCGACTACGAGGAGAAGTCCTACGACTACCTCTCCAAGGGCGCCTTCCCGTACCTGACGCAGGACGGTGTGCCCTTCGACGACTCCGACTACGCCGACGGCGCGAAGAAGTTCCCGCGCGTGGACGCCGGCACCTTCCCGCGCACCCCCGTGGTGCCCGCGGCGAAGAAGCGCCTCAAGGTGCCGTCCTGGCTCAACGACCCGGCGATATACCACAACCGCGGCGACTCCACCTTCGCCGGCGAGTCGGCCGAGCACGGTGACTTCTCCGGGCTCGACGACCTGTGGACCGAGCGTCCCGAGGTCGTCGACGGCATGGAGAAGATCTACCAGCGGTGGGTCAAGGACTTCGGCATCGACGGCTTCCGGATCGACACCGTGAAGCACGTCAACATGGAGTTCTGGACCCAGTGGGCCACCGCCCTCGACGCCTACGCGGCCAAGCGCGGCCGGGACGACTTCTTCATGTTCGGCGAGGTGTACTCCTCCGACACGGACGTCACCGCCCCCTACGTCACGCAGGGCCGGCTCGACGCCACCCTCGACTTCCCCTTCCAGGAGGCAGCCCGCACGTACGCCTCCCAGAGCGGCAGCGCCAAGAAGCTCGCCTCGGTCTTCGGTGACGACTACAAGTACACGACCGACAAGGCCAACGCGTACGAGCAGGTCACCTTCCTCGGCAACCACGACATGGGCCGCATCGGGACGTTCCTGAAGCAGGACAACCCCGAGGCGTCCGACCCGGAGCTGCTGAAGCGGGACATGCTCGCCAACGAGCTGATGTTCCTCAGCCGCGGCAACCCGGTGATCTACTACGGCGACGAGCAGGGCTTCACCGGCGCCGGCGGCGACAAGGACGCCCGCCAGACCCTCTTCGCGTCCCGCACCGCCGACTACCTCGACGACGACCTGATCGGCACCGGCCGCACCCACGCCGAGGACACCTACGACACCCGCTCCCCGCTCTACCGGCAGATCAGCGCCCTCGCCACGCTCCGCACGGCGCACCCGGCGCTGACCGACGGCGTCCAGCAGGAGCGGTACGCCGACGACGGCCCCGGCGTCTACGCCTTCTCCCGCACCGCCACCGGCAAGGACACCACCGAGTACGTCGTCGCCTTCAACAACGCCGCCGAGACCAAGCAGGCCACCTTCGCGACCGGCTCCGCCCGGATGACCTTCCAGGGCGTCCACGGCACCGACGCGACCGTGCGCAGCGACGCGGACAAGAAGATCACCGTCTCCGTCCCGGCCCGCTCCTCGATCGTCCTCAAGGCCGCCGCCCCGCTCGGCAAGCCCGAGGCGAGGCCCACGCTCACCCTGAAGGCCCCCGAGCCGGGCGCCACCGGCACCGTCGAGATCGGCGCCGACGTCGAAGGCGGTCAGCTCAACCGGGTCGTCTTCGCCGTCCAGACCGGCAACGGGCCGTGGCAGACGCTCGGCTCCGCCGACCACGCGCCGTACAAGGTCACCCACACGATCGGCGCGGACGTCCCCACCGGTACCGCGCTGCGCTACAAGGCCGTCGTGATCGACTCGGCCGGCCGTACCGCGAGCGCCCTCGCCGCGTCCACGACCGGCACCCCGCCCGCCGAGGAGGAGCCCACCGCCGCCTCCCGCGAGTACGCGATCGTCCACTACCAGCGCCCCGACGGCGACTACGACGACTGGAGCCTGTACGCCTGGGGCGACCTCGCCGACGGCGAGGCCACCGAATGGCCCGCGGGACACGCCTTCACCGGCCGCGACGCCTACGGCGCCTTCGCCTGGGTCAAGCTGAAGCCGGGCGCCTCCGACGTCGGCTTCCTGGTGGTCGACAAGGACGGCAACAAGGACGTCGCCACCGACCGCACGATCGACGTGACCCGCACCGGTGAGGTCTGGATCAAGCAGGGCGACGACACCGTCACCACCGAGCGGCCCGAGTACCCTGCACAGGACACCGGCAAGGCCGTCCTGCACTACCACCGTGCCGACGGCGGGTACGAGGGCTGGGGCCTGCACACCTGGACAGGTGCCGCGAACCCCACCGACTGGTCGAAGCCCCTGGAACCGGTGAAGACTGATGCCTATGGCGCTGTCTTCGAGGTGCCGCTCGCCGAGGGTGCCACCAGCCTCAGCTACATCCTCCACAAGGGCGACGAGAAGGACCTCCCGACCGACCAGTCGCTCGACCTCAGGGCGAACGGCCACGAGGTGTGGCTGGTGAGCGGGCAGGAGAAGTACCTGCTGCCGCAGCCCGCCGGGTCCGCGGCCGCGCTCGACCTGACCACCTCCAAGGCGGTCTGGATCGACCGCTCCACCCTCGTCTGGGACGGCTCCGCCGCTGCCGCCTCCACCCAGCTCCTCGCCTCCCGCACCGGCTCGGTCGCGGTCAGGGACGGCAAGCTGGACACCGGCGACGCCCGCTGGATCCGCCTGGCGAAGTCGGCCCTGACCGACGCCCAGAAGGCGACGTTCCCGCACCTGAAGGACGGCACCGCCTGGACCGTCGACCCACGTGACCGTGAGCGGGTGCGCGAGGCCCTGCGCGGCCAGGTCGTCGCCACCCAGCGCGCGGCCAACGGGGCAGTGCTCGCGGCCACCGGTGTGCAGATCGCCGGCGTCCTGGACGACCTGTACGCCCCCGGCGCCACCAAGGCGCGGCTCGGCCCGGTGTTCCGGCACAACCGGCCCACCCTGTCCGTGTGGGCGCCGACCGCGCGGAAGGTCGCCCTGGAGATCGGCGGCCGTACCGTCGCCATGCGCCGCGACGACGCCACCGGAGTCTGGTCCGTCACGGGCCCGGCCTCCTGGAAGGGCAAGGCGTACCGGTACGCGGTGACGGTGTGGGCGCCCGCCGCGGGCGAGCTCGTCACCAACAAGGTCACCGACCCCTACGCGACGGCCCTGACCACCGACTCCGTGCGCAGCCTCGTCGTCGACCTCGCCGACCGGTCCCTGCGGCCGCGGAACTGGGCGACGTACACCAAGCCGAAGGCCGTGCCGCTCAAGGACGCGCAGATCCAGGAGCTGCACATCCGCGACTTCTCCGTCGAGGACCGCACGGCGGAGCACCGGGGCACCTACCTGGCGTTCACCGACAAGGACAGCGACGGCAGCAGGCATCTGCGGAAGCTGGCGCAGGCCGGCACCTCGTACGTGCACCTGCTGCCCGCGTTCGACATCGCCACCATCCCCGAGAAGAAGTCCGACCAGGCGACCGTCGACTGCGACCTGGCCTCCTACCCGGCCGACTCCGACAAGCAGCAGGAGTGCGTCGCCAGGGCCGCGGCCAAGGACGCCTACAACTGGGGCTACGACCCGTACCACTACACGGTCCCCGAGGGCTCCTACGCCGCCGTCCCGGACGGCACCGCCCGCACCGTCGAGTTCCGCGAGATGGTCAAGGCGCTCAACGACGACGGCCTGCGCGTGGTGATGGACGTGGTCTACAACCACACCGCCGCCCACGGCCAGGCGAAGACCTCCGTGCTCGACCGGATCGTGCCCGGCTACTACCAGCGGCTGCTCGCCGACGGGTCCGTCGCCAACAGCACCTGCTGCTCCAACACGGCGCCCGAGAACGCCATGATGGGCAAGCTGGTCGTCGACTCGGTCGTCACCTGGGCCAAGGAGTACAAGGTCGACGGTTTCCGCTTCGACCTCATGGGCCACCACCCGAAGGCCAACATCCTCGCCGTCCGCGATGCGCTCGACGCGCTCACGCCGGAGAAGGACGGTGTCGACGGCAAGAAGATCATCCTGTACGGCGAGGGCTGGAACTTCGGCGAGATCGCCGACGACGCCCGCTTCGAGCAGGCCACCCAGAAGAACATGGCCGGCACCGGCATCGCCACCTTCTCCGACCGGGCCCGTGACGCCGTGCGCGGCGGCGGCCCCTTCGACGAGGACCCCGGCGTGCAGGGCTTCGCCTCCGGCCTCTACACCGACCCCAACTCCTCCGCCGCCAACGGCACCCCGGCCGAGCAGAAGGCCCGCCTGCTGCACTACCAGGATCTGATCAAGGTGGGGCTGAGCGGCAACCTCGCCGACTACACGTTCACCGACACCGACGGCAAGGAGGTCAGGGGCTCCCAGGTCGACTACAACGGCGCGCCCGCCGGCTACGCGGCCGCCCCCGGCGACGCCCTCGCCTACGCGGACGCGCACGACAACGAGTCGCTGTTCGACGCCCTCGCCTTCAAGCTGCCGAAGGACACCCCGGCCGCGGACCGGGCGCGCATGCAGGTTCTCGCCATGGCGACGGCCGCCCTCTCCCAGGGGCCGGCGCTCTCCCAGGCGGGCACCGACCTGCTGCGCTCCAAGTCCCTGGACCGCAACTCCTACGACAGCGGCGACTGGTTCAACGCCATCCACTGGAACTGCGCGGACGGCAACGGCATGGGCCGCGGTCTGCCGCCGGCCGCCGACAACGAGGACAAGTGGCCGTACGCCAAGCCGCTGCTCGGCTCGGTGACGGTGGGCTGCCCGCAGATCGAGGGTGCCTCGGCCGCCTACCGGGACCTGCTGCGGATCCGTACGACGGAGCAGGCGTTCTCCCTCGGCACCGCGGACCAGGTGCAGTCCCGGCTCTCCTTCCCGCTGTCCGGGAAGGACGAGACGCCCGGCGTCATCACCATGAAGCTGGGTGACCTGGTCGTGGTCTTCAACGCCACGCCCGAACGGCAGCAGCAGCGCGTCGCCGCGCTCGCCGGCACCGGCCACCGTCTGCACCCCGTGCAGGCGTCGGGCGGGGACGCGGTCGTGAAGACCTCGTCGTACGACAGGGCAACCGGCACGTTCACCGTGCCGGCCCGCACGGTCGCGGTGTTCACCACCGGCTGA
- a CDS encoding alpha-amylase, with the protein MARRILAGITALAAASVVMTPTAAEASPPGTKDVTAVLFEWNFASVARECTTTLGPAGYGAVQVSPPAEHIQGSQWWTSYQPVSYRIAGRLGDRAAFKNMVDTCHSAGVKVVVDTVINHMSAGSGTGTGGTSYTKYNYPGLYSSYDFDNCTSEITNYGDRWNVQNCELVGLADLDTGEEYVRRTIAGYMNDLLSLGVDGFRVDAAKHMPAADLANIKSRLSNPSVYWKQEVIFGAGEAVQPTEYTGNGDVQEFRYAYDLKRVFTNENLAYLKNYGEGWGYMNSSVSGVFVDNHDTERNGSTLSYKDNATYTLANVFMLAWPYGAPDINSGYEFTNHDAGPPNGGRVDACWQSGWKCQHNWPEIRSMVGFRNATRGQAVTNWWDNGGDAIAFGRGSKGFVAINHESGSLTRTYQTSLPAGTYCDVQRNSPVTVNGSGQLTATLGAHTALAVYAGKSSC; encoded by the coding sequence ATGGCACGCAGAATCCTCGCCGGTATCACCGCCCTCGCGGCCGCCTCGGTTGTCATGACCCCGACGGCAGCGGAGGCGTCCCCGCCCGGCACCAAGGACGTCACCGCCGTCCTCTTCGAGTGGAACTTCGCCTCGGTCGCCCGCGAGTGCACCACCACCCTCGGCCCCGCCGGCTACGGCGCCGTGCAGGTCTCCCCGCCCGCCGAGCACATACAGGGCTCCCAGTGGTGGACGTCGTACCAGCCCGTCAGTTACCGGATCGCCGGACGCCTCGGCGACCGCGCCGCCTTCAAGAACATGGTCGACACGTGTCACTCGGCCGGTGTGAAGGTCGTCGTCGACACCGTCATCAACCACATGTCGGCCGGCAGCGGCACGGGCACCGGCGGCACGTCGTACACGAAGTACAACTACCCCGGGCTCTACTCCTCGTACGACTTCGACAACTGCACGTCGGAGATCACGAATTACGGCGACCGCTGGAACGTCCAGAACTGCGAACTGGTCGGCCTCGCCGACCTCGACACCGGCGAGGAGTACGTCCGCAGGACCATCGCCGGGTACATGAACGACCTGCTCTCCCTCGGCGTGGACGGCTTCCGCGTGGACGCGGCCAAGCACATGCCGGCCGCCGACCTCGCCAATATCAAGTCCCGCCTGAGCAACCCGTCGGTGTACTGGAAGCAGGAGGTCATCTTCGGCGCCGGAGAGGCCGTCCAGCCCACCGAGTACACGGGCAACGGCGACGTCCAGGAGTTCCGCTACGCCTACGACCTCAAGCGCGTCTTCACCAACGAGAACCTCGCCTACCTGAAGAACTACGGTGAGGGCTGGGGCTACATGAACAGCTCCGTCTCCGGCGTCTTCGTCGACAACCACGACACCGAGCGCAACGGCTCCACGCTCAGCTACAAGGACAACGCCACCTACACCCTGGCCAACGTCTTCATGCTGGCCTGGCCCTACGGAGCCCCGGACATCAACTCCGGCTACGAGTTCACGAACCACGACGCCGGACCGCCCAACGGCGGCCGGGTGGACGCCTGCTGGCAGAGCGGCTGGAAGTGCCAGCACAACTGGCCCGAGATCAGGTCGATGGTCGGCTTCCGCAACGCCACCCGCGGCCAGGCGGTCACCAACTGGTGGGACAACGGCGGCGACGCCATCGCCTTCGGCCGGGGCAGCAAGGGCTTCGTGGCCATCAATCACGAGTCCGGCTCCCTGACCCGCACCTACCAGACCTCCCTCCCGGCGGGCACGTACTGCGACGTGCAGCGCAACTCCCCGGTGACGGTGAACGGTTCGGGACAGCTGACCGCGACCCTGGGCGCCCACACGGCCCTCGCCGTGTATGCCGGCAAGTCCTCCTGCTGA
- a CDS encoding glycoside hydrolase family 13 protein gives MSQQHSAAPAPTPTTDSAVATVARRRDWWRDAVIYQVYPRSFADSNGDGMGDLEGIRSRLPYLRDLGVDAVWLSPFYASPQADAGYDVADYRAVDPMFGTLLDADALIRDAHALGLRIIVDLVPNHSSDQHEWFKRALAEGPGSPLRERYHFRPGKGENGELPPNDWESIFGGPAWTRVTEPDGTPGEWYLHLFAPEQPDFNWEHPAVGDEFRSILRFWLDMGVDGFRIDVAHGMVKAEGLPDLGSHDELRLLGNDVTPFFDQDGVHDIYRQWRLILDEYSGERIFVAEAWTPTVERTANYVRPDELHQAFNFQYLATHWDAAELRGVIDRTLDSMRPVGAPATWVLSNHDVTRHATRFANPAGLGTQIRLAGDRELGLRRARAATLLMLALPGSAYVYQGEELGLPDVVDLPDEVRQDPAYFRGAGQDGYRDGCRVPIPWTREGSSYGFGDGGSWLPQPEGWGELSVEAQTGRPGSTLEMYRSALAVRREQTDLGAGDAVEWLPAPEGVLAFRRGDFVCVANTTDAPVTVPAHGRVLITSGDVEEAGGEATVAADTTVWWTTA, from the coding sequence ATGAGCCAGCAGCACTCCGCCGCCCCGGCCCCGACCCCCACGACCGACTCGGCCGTCGCCACCGTCGCGCGGCGCCGTGACTGGTGGCGGGACGCGGTGATCTACCAGGTGTACCCGCGCAGCTTCGCCGACAGCAACGGTGACGGCATGGGTGACCTGGAAGGCATCCGCTCCCGTCTGCCGTACCTGCGTGACCTCGGGGTGGACGCCGTGTGGCTGAGCCCCTTCTACGCCTCCCCGCAGGCCGACGCCGGCTACGACGTCGCCGACTACCGCGCCGTCGACCCGATGTTCGGCACCCTGCTGGACGCGGACGCGCTGATCCGTGACGCCCACGCCCTGGGCCTGCGGATCATCGTGGACCTCGTACCCAACCACTCCTCCGACCAGCACGAGTGGTTCAAGCGCGCCCTCGCCGAGGGCCCCGGCTCGCCGCTGCGGGAGCGCTACCACTTCCGTCCCGGCAAGGGCGAGAACGGCGAACTCCCGCCCAACGACTGGGAGTCGATCTTCGGCGGCCCGGCCTGGACCCGGGTCACCGAGCCCGACGGCACGCCCGGCGAGTGGTACCTGCACCTCTTCGCGCCCGAGCAGCCCGACTTCAACTGGGAGCACCCGGCGGTCGGCGACGAGTTCCGCTCCATCCTGCGGTTCTGGCTGGACATGGGCGTGGACGGCTTCCGTATCGACGTCGCCCACGGCATGGTGAAGGCCGAGGGCCTGCCCGACCTGGGCTCCCACGACGAGCTGCGGTTGCTGGGCAACGATGTCACCCCGTTCTTCGACCAGGACGGCGTGCACGACATCTACCGGCAGTGGCGGCTCATCCTTGACGAGTATTCCGGCGAGCGGATCTTCGTGGCGGAGGCGTGGACGCCGACCGTGGAGCGCACCGCCAACTACGTCCGCCCGGACGAGCTGCACCAGGCGTTCAACTTCCAGTACCTGGCGACCCACTGGGACGCGGCCGAGCTGCGCGGGGTCATCGACCGCACCCTCGACTCGATGCGCCCGGTCGGCGCCCCCGCCACCTGGGTGCTGTCGAACCACGACGTCACCCGGCACGCCACCCGGTTCGCCAACCCGGCCGGTCTCGGCACCCAGATCCGTCTGGCCGGCGACCGGGAGCTGGGCCTGCGCCGGGCGCGCGCGGCGACCCTGCTGATGCTGGCGCTGCCCGGCTCGGCCTACGTCTACCAGGGCGAGGAGCTCGGCCTGCCGGACGTCGTGGACCTGCCGGACGAGGTGCGCCAGGACCCCGCGTACTTCCGTGGAGCGGGCCAGGACGGCTACCGCGACGGCTGCCGGGTGCCGATCCCCTGGACCCGCGAGGGCTCGTCGTACGGCTTCGGTGACGGCGGCAGCTGGCTGCCGCAGCCGGAGGGCTGGGGCGAGCTGAGCGTCGAGGCGCAGACCGGCAGGCCGGGCTCGACCCTGGAGATGTACCGCTCCGCGCTCGCCGTGCGCCGCGAGCAGACGGACCTGGGCGCCGGCGACGCGGTGGAGTGGCTGCCGGCACCCGAGGGCGTGCTGGCCTTCCGGCGTGGGGACTTCGTGTGCGTCGCCAACACCACGGACGCGCCGGTGACGGTGCCCGCCCACGGACGGGTGCTGATCACCAGCGGTGACGTGGAGGAGGCGGGAGGCGAGGCCACCGTCGCGGCCGACACGACCGTGTGGTGGACGACCGCCTGA
- a CDS encoding sugar ABC transporter permease — MSTSTLPTAAEADRPADAPAAAPRKGRRRGEVSPLGRLTSHGILIVASLIALFPVAWLVFLSLGPDKDDYLRPGGIWGKMTLDNYAFVLQNTNFFDWLKSSLIVSLGTTVIGVLVAATTGYAVSRMRFPGYKKFMWVLLVTQMFPVAVLMVPMYQILSDLQLIDSYLGLVLVYCSTAVPYCAWLMKGYFDTIPFEIDEAGRVDGLSPFGTFARLILPLAKPGLAVAAFYSFITAFGEVAFATTFMLDDKKYTLAVGLQSFVSEHDAQRNLMAATAVLIAIPVSAFFYLVQKNLVAGLTAGGTKG; from the coding sequence ATGAGCACCTCGACCCTCCCCACCGCCGCCGAGGCGGACCGGCCCGCCGACGCTCCCGCGGCCGCGCCCCGCAAGGGCCGCCGGCGCGGTGAGGTCAGCCCGCTGGGCCGCCTCACCTCCCACGGCATCCTGATCGTGGCCAGTCTGATCGCGCTGTTCCCGGTGGCCTGGCTGGTCTTCCTGTCCCTCGGACCCGACAAGGACGACTATCTGCGTCCCGGCGGCATCTGGGGCAAGATGACGCTGGACAACTACGCGTTCGTCCTGCAGAACACGAACTTCTTCGACTGGCTGAAGAGCTCGCTGATCGTCTCGCTCGGCACCACGGTCATCGGCGTCCTCGTCGCCGCCACCACCGGTTACGCCGTCTCCCGCATGCGCTTCCCCGGCTACAAGAAGTTCATGTGGGTGCTGCTGGTCACCCAGATGTTCCCGGTGGCCGTGCTGATGGTGCCGATGTACCAGATCCTCTCGGACCTTCAGCTCATCGACAGTTACCTCGGACTTGTCCTCGTCTACTGCTCGACGGCGGTGCCGTACTGCGCCTGGCTGATGAAGGGCTACTTCGACACCATCCCGTTCGAGATCGACGAGGCGGGACGCGTCGACGGACTGTCCCCGTTCGGCACGTTCGCGCGGCTGATCCTGCCGCTCGCCAAGCCCGGGCTGGCGGTCGCCGCGTTCTACAGCTTCATCACCGCGTTCGGCGAGGTCGCCTTCGCCACGACGTTCATGCTCGACGACAAGAAGTACACGCTGGCCGTGGGCCTGCAGAGTTTCGTCAGTGAGCACGACGCCCAGCGGAACCTGATGGCCGCGACGGCCGTGCTGATCGCCATACCCGTGTCCGCGTTCTTCTATCTCGTGCAGAAGAACCTCGTCGCCGGCCTGACGGCCGGTGGCACCAAGGGGTAA
- a CDS encoding carbohydrate ABC transporter permease produces MTVAIDRATGKRRGDRAPRPGPGQRLKHSYQKHWYAYAMIAPVAVVLGVIVLYPLVYGFYLTLTDADSLNSARTIGVNEIEATYKFIGLDNYAEILWGETAYDRFWSHFIWTIVWTAACVALHYGIGLGLALLLNQKLRGRTFYRLVLILPWAVPTFVTVFGWRFMLADAGIINSGLDFLGLPTPAWLEDSFWQRFAAIMVNTWCGVPFMMVSLLGGLQSIDSTLYEAAEMDGASAWQRFRHVTLPGLRSVSSTVVLLGIIWTFNQFAIIFLLFGNTAPDAQILVTWAYQLGFGQQPREFAESAAYGMLLLAVLIVFTSFYRRWLNRNDQQLTI; encoded by the coding sequence ATGACAGTCGCCATCGACCGCGCGACCGGCAAGCGCCGCGGTGACCGCGCGCCCCGCCCCGGGCCGGGCCAGCGCCTGAAGCACTCCTACCAGAAGCACTGGTACGCCTACGCCATGATCGCGCCGGTGGCCGTCGTGCTCGGCGTCATCGTGCTGTACCCCCTGGTCTACGGCTTCTACCTCACGCTGACCGACGCGGACAGCCTCAACTCGGCGCGCACCATCGGCGTCAACGAGATCGAGGCCACCTACAAGTTCATCGGCCTCGACAACTACGCCGAGATCCTGTGGGGCGAGACCGCCTACGACCGGTTCTGGTCGCACTTCATCTGGACGATCGTGTGGACGGCCGCCTGTGTCGCCCTGCACTACGGCATCGGCCTGGGCCTCGCGCTGCTGCTCAACCAGAAGCTGCGCGGGCGCACCTTCTACCGGCTGGTCCTGATCCTGCCGTGGGCCGTGCCGACCTTCGTCACCGTCTTCGGCTGGCGCTTCATGCTGGCCGACGCCGGCATCATCAACTCCGGCCTCGACTTCCTCGGCCTGCCCACCCCGGCCTGGCTGGAGGACTCCTTCTGGCAGCGGTTCGCGGCCATCATGGTCAACACCTGGTGCGGTGTGCCGTTCATGATGGTGTCCCTGCTCGGCGGACTGCAGTCCATCGACAGCACCCTCTACGAGGCGGCCGAGATGGACGGCGCGAGCGCCTGGCAGCGGTTCCGCCACGTCACCCTGCCCGGCCTGCGCTCGGTCAGCTCCACCGTGGTGCTGCTCGGCATCATCTGGACGTTCAACCAGTTCGCGATCATCTTCCTGCTGTTCGGCAACACCGCCCCGGACGCCCAGATCCTCGTGACCTGGGCCTACCAGCTCGGCTTCGGACAGCAGCCGCGCGAGTTCGCCGAGTCCGCGGCCTACGGCATGCTGCTGCTGGCCGTCCTGATCGTCTTCACGTCCTTCTACCGCCGCTGGCTGAACCGCAACGACCAGCAGCTCACGATCTGA